One region of Polyodon spathula isolate WHYD16114869_AA chromosome 25, ASM1765450v1, whole genome shotgun sequence genomic DNA includes:
- the LOC121299738 gene encoding omega-hydroxyceramide transacylase-like gives MSAEAGGVQPGVPPISISFSGSGFMVVYQLGAIQCLLDLAPEVIRAAPKVYGSSAGSLAAAAAVCGASMEGLRDEIVAAALQVREHVLGPLHPSFSLSKVLQSSLQRNLPENAHRLATGRLHVSMTRLADGENILVSDFQSREDLVQALLCSCFVPVYCGLVPPSFRGQRYIDGGFTNMQPSQEACLMVTVSPFAGEMDICPQNPTISFYNLAVSGANFQLTVQNCTRMADALFPPTGTVQNRVNDRYRQLEETDNTSTQPRTTQCKYHGIARRVEIE, from the exons ATGTCTGCTGAAGCCGGCGGTGTACAGCCCGGGGTTCCCCCAATCTCCATCTCGTTCTCCGGGTCCGGGTTCATGGTAGTTTACCAGCTCGGGGCTATCCAGTGCCTGCTCGATCTGGCTCCCGAGGTCATACGCGCGGCGCCCAAGGTCTACGGATCTTCTGCCGGCTCGCTGGCTGCTGCCGCTGCTGTTTGCGGGGCGAGTATGG AAGGACTGCGCGATGAGATCGTGGCGGCCGCGCTGCAGGTGCGGGAACACGTCCTGGGACCCTTGCATCCCTCCTTCAGCCTCTCCAAGGTCCTCCAGAGCAGCCTGCAGCGGAACCTGCCGGAGAACGCGCACCGGCTGGCCACGGGCCGGCTTCACGTCTCCATGACGAGGCTGGCGGACGGTGAAAACATTCTGGTGTCCGACTTTCAGTCCAGAGAAGACCTCGTCCAG GCTCTGCTGTGCAGCTGTTTTGTGCCGGTCTACTGTGGTCTGGTGCCCCCTAGTTTCAGAGGCCAG CGCTACATTGACGGTGGCTTTACCAACATGCAGCCCAGCCAGGAGGCTTGCCTCATGGTCACCGTGTCCCCTTTCGCTGGAGAGATGGACATCTGCCCTCAGAACCCGACCATCAGCTTCTACAACCTGGCAGTGAGCGGCGCCAACTTCCAGCTGACTGTCCAGAACTGCACGAGGATGGCCGACGCACTCTTCCCTCCCACGGGAACGGTACAGAACCGGGTCAACGACCGGTACAGGCAGTTAGAGGAGACTGATAATACCTCAAcacaacccagaaccactcagtgCAAATACCACGGAATAGCAAGGAGAGTGGAAATAGAATAG
- the LOC121300187 gene encoding uncharacterized protein LOC121300187 codes for MVTKIITQHLRHPKNTLMGRVTQRLMERENRFLEQNAVKLCEIQADNTVLEHCPVLLKVGFGPGLGLQEAVQYLTQPRGKLLGLDYSEYMHKVASERLRDHIASGKVRLFQGRVESIPLPACSVDKVYHCNCHLYWPDMRVGSAELLRVMRPGTLLNHLPVQPRILKYSAPWNGARALMVSTLNLDYLRWSLSLGFLQGANVEPEPYLEALRAAGFTDVRLEEKYHEGRKFEAIFATAEKQREQCLEIKRYA; via the exons ATGGTTACCAAAATCATAACCCAGCATTTGCGACACCCAAAGAACACTCTAATGGGCCGGGTGACACAGAGGCTAATGGAACGGGAGAACCGGTTTCTGGAGCAGAACGCAGTGAAACTGTGTGAGATACAAGCAGACAACACGGTTCTGGAG CACTGCCCCGTCCTGTTGAAGGTGGGCTTCGGGCCGGGGCTGGGTCTGCAGGAGGCGGTACAGTACCTGACCCAGCCCAGGGGGAAGCTGCTGGGTCTCGATTACTCGGAGTACATGCACAAAGTGGCCAGTGAGAGGCTGCGGGATCACATCGCCTCGGGGAAGGTGCGTCTCTTCCAGGGCAGGGTGGAGTCCAtccccctgcctgcctgctccGTGGACAAGGTGTACCACTGCAACTGCCACCTGTACTGGCCTGACATGAGAGTCGGGAGCGCAGAGCTGCTGCGAGTCATGAGACCAGGTACACTGCTAAACCACCTGCCCGTACAACCCCGCATTCTCAAATATTCTGCCCCGTGGAATGGGGCAC GAGCCCTGATGGTGTCGACTCTAAACCTGGATTACCTCCGATGGAGTCTGTCTTTGGGGTTCCTGCAGGGGGCGAATGTGGAGCCCGAGCCCTACCTGGAGGCTTTGCGGGCCGCGGGGTTCACCGATGTCCGTCTGGAGGAGAAATACCACGAGGGGAGGAAATTCGAGGCCATATTCGCCACGGCTGAGAAACAGAGAGAGCAATGTCTTGAAATAAAGAGATACGCTTAA
- the etv7 gene encoding transcription factor ETV7 isoform X3: protein MSEGASPPPLIKKERGGGGSPPVLLSPLTPVRVQEELCKLPGMLSSQGAVPSSLSYGKVSSSPAGSHTSSMALAMMRRSTSSTDHNLDPRDRTSALLAFTGLSDMPRMGSQPVSEAQLCAPTGRYHPLVITCTTQTHQATPTATHCREEPLNLSHRGDALPALQPAQANGKIADCRLLWDYVYQLLADSRYEPFIRWEDRETKVFRVMDPNGLARLWGNHKNRANMTYEKMSRALRHYYKLNIIKKEPGQKLLFRFLKTPSEILQHRAERLDQDSPDYREEVLELSP from the exons ATGAGTGAAGGCGCCTCGCCTCCACCTTTGATCAAG aaggagagaggaggaggaggcagccCCCCAGTCCTGCTCAGCCCCCTCACCCCGGTCCGAGTCCAGGAGGAGCTGTGCAAACTGCCAGGCATGCTCA GTTCCCAGGGTGCAGTACCCTCTAGCCTCTCCTACGGGAAAGTGTCCAGCAGCCCAGCTGGCTCTCACACCAGCTCCATGGCTTTGGCCATGATGCGAAGGTCCACCTCCAGCACTGACCACAACCTGGACCCCCGGGACCGGACCTCGGCTCTGCTCGCCTTTACCGGACTCTCAG ACATGCCACGGATGGGCTCGCAGCCAGTGTCAGAGGCTCAGCTGTGTGCACCCACAGGCAGGTACCACCCCCTCGTTATCACCTGCACCACTCAGACCCACCAAGCCACGCCCACAGCGACACACTGCAGGGAGGAGCCTCTCAACCTCTCCCACCGTGGGGACGCACTCCCCGCCCTCCAGCCCGCGCAAGCCAATGGCAAGATCGCAG ACTGTCGTCTGCTGTGGGACTACGTGTACCAGCTCCTGGCAGACAGCCGCTATGAACCTTTCATCCGCTGGGAGGACCGCGAGACCAAGGTGTTCCGCGTGATGGACCCCAACGGGCTGGCCCGACTCTGGGGGAACCACAAG AACAGGGCTAACATGACTTATGAGAAGATGTCCCGTGCGCTTCGGCATTACTACAAACTCAACATCATCAAGAAGGAGCCCGGACAGAAGCTGCTGTTCAG GTTTCTGAAGACCCCCAGCGAGATCCTGCAGCACCGCGCTGAGCGTCTGGATCAGGACTCACCGGATTACAGGGAGGAGGTGCTGGAGCTCTCCCCCTGA
- the LOC121299749 gene encoding 60S acidic ribosomal protein P2-like, which yields MRYVAAYLLAVLGGNTRPSSKDIKSILGSVGIEADDQRLSKVISELNGKDINDVMNSGLSKLASVPAGGAIAAAHTTGGAPASAPGAAPAAEEKKEEKKEESEESDEDMGFGLFD from the exons ATGCGTTACGTGGCCGCTTACCTGCTTGCTGTGCTGGGTGGCAACACCCGCCCCTCCTCCAAGGATATCAAGAGCATTCTTGGCAGCGTGGGGATCGAGGCTGACGACCAGCGTCTCAGTAAG GTCATCAGTGAACTGAATGGAAAAGACATCAACGATGTCATGAATTCAG gtcTCTCAAAGTTAGCCTCCGTGCCAGCAGGTGGTGCAATAGCTGCTGCTCACACCACTGGAGGTGCTCCTGCTTCTGCTCCTGGAGCTGCTCCTGCTG CGGAAGAGAAGAAGGAAGAGAAGAAGGAGGAATCCGAGGAGTCGGATGAAGACATGGGCTTTGGGCTCTTTGATTAG
- the etv7 gene encoding transcription factor ETV7 isoform X2: MSEGASPPPLIKERGGGGSPPVLLSPLTPVRVQEELCKLPGMLRITPSLWGKDDVSHWLRWAEKEYSLRRTEQGKFEMNGKALCLLTKEDFRLRSPGSGSQGAVPSSLSYGKVSSSPAGSHTSSMALAMMRRSTSSTDHNLDPRDRTSALLAFTGLSDMPRMGSQPVSEAQLCAPTGRYHPLVITCTTQTHQATPTATHCREEPLNLSHRGDALPALQPAQANGKIADCRLLWDYVYQLLADSRYEPFIRWEDRETKVFRVMDPNGLARLWGNHKNRANMTYEKMSRALRHYYKLNIIKKEPGQKLLFRFLKTPSEILQHRAERLDQDSPDYREEVLELSP; the protein is encoded by the exons ATGAGTGAAGGCGCCTCGCCTCCACCTTTGATCAAG gagagaggaggaggaggcagccCCCCAGTCCTGCTCAGCCCCCTCACCCCGGTCCGAGTCCAGGAGGAGCTGTGCAAACTGCCAGGCATGCTCA GGATCACCCCCTCACTGTGGGGCAAAGACGATGTGAGTCACTGGCTGCGGTGGGCTGAGAAGGAGTACTCTCTGCGCAGGACAGAGCAGGGCAAGTTCGAGATGAACGGCAAGGCGCTGTGCCTGCTCACCAAGGAGGACTTCCGGCTCCGCTCCCCCGGCTCAG GTTCCCAGGGTGCAGTACCCTCTAGCCTCTCCTACGGGAAAGTGTCCAGCAGCCCAGCTGGCTCTCACACCAGCTCCATGGCTTTGGCCATGATGCGAAGGTCCACCTCCAGCACTGACCACAACCTGGACCCCCGGGACCGGACCTCGGCTCTGCTCGCCTTTACCGGACTCTCAG ACATGCCACGGATGGGCTCGCAGCCAGTGTCAGAGGCTCAGCTGTGTGCACCCACAGGCAGGTACCACCCCCTCGTTATCACCTGCACCACTCAGACCCACCAAGCCACGCCCACAGCGACACACTGCAGGGAGGAGCCTCTCAACCTCTCCCACCGTGGGGACGCACTCCCCGCCCTCCAGCCCGCGCAAGCCAATGGCAAGATCGCAG ACTGTCGTCTGCTGTGGGACTACGTGTACCAGCTCCTGGCAGACAGCCGCTATGAACCTTTCATCCGCTGGGAGGACCGCGAGACCAAGGTGTTCCGCGTGATGGACCCCAACGGGCTGGCCCGACTCTGGGGGAACCACAAG AACAGGGCTAACATGACTTATGAGAAGATGTCCCGTGCGCTTCGGCATTACTACAAACTCAACATCATCAAGAAGGAGCCCGGACAGAAGCTGCTGTTCAG GTTTCTGAAGACCCCCAGCGAGATCCTGCAGCACCGCGCTGAGCGTCTGGATCAGGACTCACCGGATTACAGGGAGGAGGTGCTGGAGCTCTCCCCCTGA
- the etv7 gene encoding transcription factor ETV7 isoform X1, whose translation MSEGASPPPLIKKERGGGGSPPVLLSPLTPVRVQEELCKLPGMLRITPSLWGKDDVSHWLRWAEKEYSLRRTEQGKFEMNGKALCLLTKEDFRLRSPGSGSQGAVPSSLSYGKVSSSPAGSHTSSMALAMMRRSTSSTDHNLDPRDRTSALLAFTGLSDMPRMGSQPVSEAQLCAPTGRYHPLVITCTTQTHQATPTATHCREEPLNLSHRGDALPALQPAQANGKIADCRLLWDYVYQLLADSRYEPFIRWEDRETKVFRVMDPNGLARLWGNHKNRANMTYEKMSRALRHYYKLNIIKKEPGQKLLFRFLKTPSEILQHRAERLDQDSPDYREEVLELSP comes from the exons ATGAGTGAAGGCGCCTCGCCTCCACCTTTGATCAAG aaggagagaggaggaggaggcagccCCCCAGTCCTGCTCAGCCCCCTCACCCCGGTCCGAGTCCAGGAGGAGCTGTGCAAACTGCCAGGCATGCTCA GGATCACCCCCTCACTGTGGGGCAAAGACGATGTGAGTCACTGGCTGCGGTGGGCTGAGAAGGAGTACTCTCTGCGCAGGACAGAGCAGGGCAAGTTCGAGATGAACGGCAAGGCGCTGTGCCTGCTCACCAAGGAGGACTTCCGGCTCCGCTCCCCCGGCTCAG GTTCCCAGGGTGCAGTACCCTCTAGCCTCTCCTACGGGAAAGTGTCCAGCAGCCCAGCTGGCTCTCACACCAGCTCCATGGCTTTGGCCATGATGCGAAGGTCCACCTCCAGCACTGACCACAACCTGGACCCCCGGGACCGGACCTCGGCTCTGCTCGCCTTTACCGGACTCTCAG ACATGCCACGGATGGGCTCGCAGCCAGTGTCAGAGGCTCAGCTGTGTGCACCCACAGGCAGGTACCACCCCCTCGTTATCACCTGCACCACTCAGACCCACCAAGCCACGCCCACAGCGACACACTGCAGGGAGGAGCCTCTCAACCTCTCCCACCGTGGGGACGCACTCCCCGCCCTCCAGCCCGCGCAAGCCAATGGCAAGATCGCAG ACTGTCGTCTGCTGTGGGACTACGTGTACCAGCTCCTGGCAGACAGCCGCTATGAACCTTTCATCCGCTGGGAGGACCGCGAGACCAAGGTGTTCCGCGTGATGGACCCCAACGGGCTGGCCCGACTCTGGGGGAACCACAAG AACAGGGCTAACATGACTTATGAGAAGATGTCCCGTGCGCTTCGGCATTACTACAAACTCAACATCATCAAGAAGGAGCCCGGACAGAAGCTGCTGTTCAG GTTTCTGAAGACCCCCAGCGAGATCCTGCAGCACCGCGCTGAGCGTCTGGATCAGGACTCACCGGATTACAGGGAGGAGGTGCTGGAGCTCTCCCCCTGA
- the LOC121299743 gene encoding uncharacterized methyltransferase YdaC-like: MLARKLTQQLGHPTQSLGGWLVTKFLERRNRALEERAVRLCEIQPDSTVLEVGFGPGLGLQEAVQYLTDPRGKLLGLDCSEYMHKVASERLRDHIASGKVRLFQGSVESIPLPACSVDKVYHCNCYYFWPDLRAGSAELHRVMKPGALMVTTLNMASLKEVVSCGVLQDKKWPPEPYMEALRSAGFTDVRLEEKQNKGRDFQAIFATAAK; the protein is encoded by the exons ATGCTGGCGAGGAAGCTGACCCAGCAGCTGGGGCACCCCACACAGTCCCTGGGCGGCTGGCTGGTAACCAAGTTCCTGGAGAGGCGGAACCGCGCCCTGGAGGAGAGAGCGGTGAGGCTGTGCGAGATCCAGCCCGACAGCACGGTTCTGGAGGTGGGCTTCGGGCCGGGGCTGGGTCTGCAGGAGGCGGTACAGTACCTGACCGACCCCAGGGGGAAGCTGCTGGGGCTCGATTGCTCGGAGTACATGCACAAGGTGGCCAGTGAGAGGCTGCGGGATCACATCGCCTCGGGGAAGGTGCGTCTCTTCCAGGGCAGCGTGGAGTCCATCCCACTGCCTGCCTGCTCCGTGGACAAGGTGTACCACTGCAACTGCTACTACTTCTGGCCTGACCTGCGAGCCGGGAGCGCGGAGCTGCACAGGGTGATGAAACCAG GAGCCCTCATGGTGACGACCCTCAACATGGCCTCCCTCAAAGAGGTTGTGTCCTGCGGGGTCCTTCAGGACAAGAAGTGGCCGCCCGAGCCCTACATGGAGGCCCTGCGCTCTGCTGGGTTCACTGATGTCCGATTGGAGGAGAAGCAGAACAAGGGGCGGGACTTCCAGGCCATCTTTGCCACTGCTGCAAAGTGA